The Miscanthus floridulus cultivar M001 chromosome 7, ASM1932011v1, whole genome shotgun sequence genome includes a region encoding these proteins:
- the LOC136463263 gene encoding uncharacterized protein isoform X3 → MAKPLNGIGRSMTRSNEGMRLIFSAVVGVMLGYLFGISFPTVNITKLHFPSSIISYIEDRNSGITTQTLLNHAWASANNRKKNSSESNTDEIPKIYVPTNPKGAERLPPGIVVSETDLYPRRLWGDPSEDLTSEPRYLVTFTVGIGQKANIDAAVKKFSDKFTIMLFHYDGRTTEWDEFEWSKRAIHVSVRKQTKWWYAKRFLHPDVVARYDYIFIWDEDLGVEHFNAEKYIELVRKHGLEISQPGLQPDKGLTWQMTKRRGDQEVHKVTEERPGWCTDPHLPPCAAFVEIMATVFSRNAWRCVWHMIQNDLVHGWGLDFALRKCVEPAHEKIGVVDAQWIVHQAVPSLGNQGKSDNGRAPWEGVRARCRKEWGIFQTRLADAEKAYYLERGITPPNSTVV, encoded by the exons ATGGCAAAGCCTCTCAATGGCATTGGCCGTAG CATGACAAGATCGAATGAGGGTATGCGGCTCATATTTTCGGCAGTTGTAGGTGTCATGCTGGGTTACCTGTTTGGGATCTCCTTCCCTACAGTCAACATAACCAAG CTTCACTTCCCTTCGAGTATCATCTCCTATATTGAAGATAGGAACTCTGGCATCACAACCCAGACATTGTTGAACCATGCTTGGGCATCTGCAAACAATCGTAAAAAGAATAGTTCTGAATCTAACACTGATGAAATTCCCAAG ATTTATGTTCCTACAAACCCAAAAGGTGCTGAGAGACTTCCACCAGGCATTGTAGTGTCTGAAACAGATCTTTATCCCCGAAGACTATGGGGTGATCCTAGTGAG GACCTTACTAGCGAGCCGAGGTATCTTGTTACTTTTACTGTTGGTATTGGGCAAAAGGCAAATATTGATGCAGCAGTAAAAAAG TTTTCAGACAAATTCACCATTATGTTGTTCCATTATGATGGTCGGACTACTGAGTGGGATGAATTTGAGTGGTCTAAAAGAGCAATCCATGTGAGTGTCAGGAAGCAGACAAAATG GTGGTATGCAAAACGATTTTTGCATCCCGACGTTGTTGCCAGATATGATTACATTTTCATCTGGGATGAGGATCTAGGTGTAGAGCATTTCAATGCAGAGAA GTACATTGAGCTTGTTAGAAAGCATGGGTTGGAAATCTCTCAGCCTGGTTTGCAGCCTGATAAAGGACTAACATGGCAAATGACTAAACGACGTGGTGACCAGGAAGTTCACAA AGTAACTGAGGAGAGACCAGGCTGGTGCACTGATCCACATCTACCACCATGTGCTGC ATTTGTTGAAATTATGGCAACAGTGTTCTCCAGAAATGCATGGCGCTGTGTATGGCATATGATTCAG AATGACTTGGTCCATGGATGGGGTCTTGACTTTGCTCTGAGGAAATGTGTGGAG CCGGCTCATGAGAAGATTGGAGTTGTTGATGCTCAATGGATTGTTCATCAAGCAGTTCCTTCACTTGGGAACCAGGGCAAGTCAGATAATGGAAGAGCACCATGGGAAGGG GTAAGAGCACGTTGCAGAAAAGAATGGGGGATATTTCAGACAAGGCTGGCTGATGCGGAGAAGGCTTATTACTTGGAGCGAGGGATCACACCCCCGAATTCAACAGTAGTTTAG
- the LOC136463263 gene encoding uncharacterized protein isoform X4, whose product MAKPLNGIGRSSSMTRSNEGMRLIFSAVVGVMLGYLFGISFPTVNITKLHFPSSIISYIEDRNSGITTQTLLNHAWASANNRKKNSSESNTDEIPKFSDKFTIMLFHYDGRTTEWDEFEWSKRAIHVSVRKQTKWWYAKRFLHPDVVARYDYIFIWDEDLGVEHFNAEKYIELVRKHGLEISQPGLQPDKGLTWQMTKRRGDQEVHKVTEERPGWCTDPHLPPCAAFVEIMATVFSRNAWRCVWHMIQNDLVHGWGLDFALRKCVEPAHEKIGVVDAQWIVHQAVPSLGNQGKSDNGRAPWEGVRARCRKEWGIFQTRLADAEKAYYLERGITPPNSTVV is encoded by the exons ATGGCAAAGCCTCTCAATGGCATTGGCCGTAG CAGCAGCATGACAAGATCGAATGAGGGTATGCGGCTCATATTTTCGGCAGTTGTAGGTGTCATGCTGGGTTACCTGTTTGGGATCTCCTTCCCTACAGTCAACATAACCAAG CTTCACTTCCCTTCGAGTATCATCTCCTATATTGAAGATAGGAACTCTGGCATCACAACCCAGACATTGTTGAACCATGCTTGGGCATCTGCAAACAATCGTAAAAAGAATAGTTCTGAATCTAACACTGATGAAATTCCCAAG TTTTCAGACAAATTCACCATTATGTTGTTCCATTATGATGGTCGGACTACTGAGTGGGATGAATTTGAGTGGTCTAAAAGAGCAATCCATGTGAGTGTCAGGAAGCAGACAAAATG GTGGTATGCAAAACGATTTTTGCATCCCGACGTTGTTGCCAGATATGATTACATTTTCATCTGGGATGAGGATCTAGGTGTAGAGCATTTCAATGCAGAGAA GTACATTGAGCTTGTTAGAAAGCATGGGTTGGAAATCTCTCAGCCTGGTTTGCAGCCTGATAAAGGACTAACATGGCAAATGACTAAACGACGTGGTGACCAGGAAGTTCACAA AGTAACTGAGGAGAGACCAGGCTGGTGCACTGATCCACATCTACCACCATGTGCTGC ATTTGTTGAAATTATGGCAACAGTGTTCTCCAGAAATGCATGGCGCTGTGTATGGCATATGATTCAG AATGACTTGGTCCATGGATGGGGTCTTGACTTTGCTCTGAGGAAATGTGTGGAG CCGGCTCATGAGAAGATTGGAGTTGTTGATGCTCAATGGATTGTTCATCAAGCAGTTCCTTCACTTGGGAACCAGGGCAAGTCAGATAATGGAAGAGCACCATGGGAAGGG GTAAGAGCACGTTGCAGAAAAGAATGGGGGATATTTCAGACAAGGCTGGCTGATGCGGAGAAGGCTTATTACTTGGAGCGAGGGATCACACCCCCGAATTCAACAGTAGTTTAG
- the LOC136463263 gene encoding uncharacterized protein isoform X1: protein MAKPLNGIGRSSSMTRSNEGMRLIFSAVVGVMLGYLFGISFPTVNITKLHFPSSIISYIEDRNSGITTQTLLNHAWASANNRKKNSSESNTDEIPKIYVPTNPKGAERLPPGIVVSETDLYPRRLWGDPSEDLTSEPRYLVTFTVGIGQKANIDAAVKKFSDKFTIMLFHYDGRTTEWDEFEWSKRAIHVSVRKQTKWWYAKRFLHPDVVARYDYIFIWDEDLGVEHFNAEKYIELVRKHGLEISQPGLQPDKGLTWQMTKRRGDQEVHKVTEERPGWCTDPHLPPCAAFVEIMATVFSRNAWRCVWHMIQNDLVHGWGLDFALRKCVEPAHEKIGVVDAQWIVHQAVPSLGNQGKSDNGRAPWEGVRARCRKEWGIFQTRLADAEKAYYLERGITPPNSTVV, encoded by the exons ATGGCAAAGCCTCTCAATGGCATTGGCCGTAG CAGCAGCATGACAAGATCGAATGAGGGTATGCGGCTCATATTTTCGGCAGTTGTAGGTGTCATGCTGGGTTACCTGTTTGGGATCTCCTTCCCTACAGTCAACATAACCAAG CTTCACTTCCCTTCGAGTATCATCTCCTATATTGAAGATAGGAACTCTGGCATCACAACCCAGACATTGTTGAACCATGCTTGGGCATCTGCAAACAATCGTAAAAAGAATAGTTCTGAATCTAACACTGATGAAATTCCCAAG ATTTATGTTCCTACAAACCCAAAAGGTGCTGAGAGACTTCCACCAGGCATTGTAGTGTCTGAAACAGATCTTTATCCCCGAAGACTATGGGGTGATCCTAGTGAG GACCTTACTAGCGAGCCGAGGTATCTTGTTACTTTTACTGTTGGTATTGGGCAAAAGGCAAATATTGATGCAGCAGTAAAAAAG TTTTCAGACAAATTCACCATTATGTTGTTCCATTATGATGGTCGGACTACTGAGTGGGATGAATTTGAGTGGTCTAAAAGAGCAATCCATGTGAGTGTCAGGAAGCAGACAAAATG GTGGTATGCAAAACGATTTTTGCATCCCGACGTTGTTGCCAGATATGATTACATTTTCATCTGGGATGAGGATCTAGGTGTAGAGCATTTCAATGCAGAGAA GTACATTGAGCTTGTTAGAAAGCATGGGTTGGAAATCTCTCAGCCTGGTTTGCAGCCTGATAAAGGACTAACATGGCAAATGACTAAACGACGTGGTGACCAGGAAGTTCACAA AGTAACTGAGGAGAGACCAGGCTGGTGCACTGATCCACATCTACCACCATGTGCTGC ATTTGTTGAAATTATGGCAACAGTGTTCTCCAGAAATGCATGGCGCTGTGTATGGCATATGATTCAG AATGACTTGGTCCATGGATGGGGTCTTGACTTTGCTCTGAGGAAATGTGTGGAG CCGGCTCATGAGAAGATTGGAGTTGTTGATGCTCAATGGATTGTTCATCAAGCAGTTCCTTCACTTGGGAACCAGGGCAAGTCAGATAATGGAAGAGCACCATGGGAAGGG GTAAGAGCACGTTGCAGAAAAGAATGGGGGATATTTCAGACAAGGCTGGCTGATGCGGAGAAGGCTTATTACTTGGAGCGAGGGATCACACCCCCGAATTCAACAGTAGTTTAG
- the LOC136463263 gene encoding uncharacterized protein isoform X2 — MAKPLNGIGRSSMTRSNEGMRLIFSAVVGVMLGYLFGISFPTVNITKLHFPSSIISYIEDRNSGITTQTLLNHAWASANNRKKNSSESNTDEIPKIYVPTNPKGAERLPPGIVVSETDLYPRRLWGDPSEDLTSEPRYLVTFTVGIGQKANIDAAVKKFSDKFTIMLFHYDGRTTEWDEFEWSKRAIHVSVRKQTKWWYAKRFLHPDVVARYDYIFIWDEDLGVEHFNAEKYIELVRKHGLEISQPGLQPDKGLTWQMTKRRGDQEVHKVTEERPGWCTDPHLPPCAAFVEIMATVFSRNAWRCVWHMIQNDLVHGWGLDFALRKCVEPAHEKIGVVDAQWIVHQAVPSLGNQGKSDNGRAPWEGVRARCRKEWGIFQTRLADAEKAYYLERGITPPNSTVV, encoded by the exons ATGGCAAAGCCTCTCAATGGCATTGGCCGTAG CAGCATGACAAGATCGAATGAGGGTATGCGGCTCATATTTTCGGCAGTTGTAGGTGTCATGCTGGGTTACCTGTTTGGGATCTCCTTCCCTACAGTCAACATAACCAAG CTTCACTTCCCTTCGAGTATCATCTCCTATATTGAAGATAGGAACTCTGGCATCACAACCCAGACATTGTTGAACCATGCTTGGGCATCTGCAAACAATCGTAAAAAGAATAGTTCTGAATCTAACACTGATGAAATTCCCAAG ATTTATGTTCCTACAAACCCAAAAGGTGCTGAGAGACTTCCACCAGGCATTGTAGTGTCTGAAACAGATCTTTATCCCCGAAGACTATGGGGTGATCCTAGTGAG GACCTTACTAGCGAGCCGAGGTATCTTGTTACTTTTACTGTTGGTATTGGGCAAAAGGCAAATATTGATGCAGCAGTAAAAAAG TTTTCAGACAAATTCACCATTATGTTGTTCCATTATGATGGTCGGACTACTGAGTGGGATGAATTTGAGTGGTCTAAAAGAGCAATCCATGTGAGTGTCAGGAAGCAGACAAAATG GTGGTATGCAAAACGATTTTTGCATCCCGACGTTGTTGCCAGATATGATTACATTTTCATCTGGGATGAGGATCTAGGTGTAGAGCATTTCAATGCAGAGAA GTACATTGAGCTTGTTAGAAAGCATGGGTTGGAAATCTCTCAGCCTGGTTTGCAGCCTGATAAAGGACTAACATGGCAAATGACTAAACGACGTGGTGACCAGGAAGTTCACAA AGTAACTGAGGAGAGACCAGGCTGGTGCACTGATCCACATCTACCACCATGTGCTGC ATTTGTTGAAATTATGGCAACAGTGTTCTCCAGAAATGCATGGCGCTGTGTATGGCATATGATTCAG AATGACTTGGTCCATGGATGGGGTCTTGACTTTGCTCTGAGGAAATGTGTGGAG CCGGCTCATGAGAAGATTGGAGTTGTTGATGCTCAATGGATTGTTCATCAAGCAGTTCCTTCACTTGGGAACCAGGGCAAGTCAGATAATGGAAGAGCACCATGGGAAGGG GTAAGAGCACGTTGCAGAAAAGAATGGGGGATATTTCAGACAAGGCTGGCTGATGCGGAGAAGGCTTATTACTTGGAGCGAGGGATCACACCCCCGAATTCAACAGTAGTTTAG